One window of the Methanosarcinales archaeon genome contains the following:
- a CDS encoding DUF2769 domain-containing protein has product MCICPSCPSWVECGEKGGFCFPTIGKSSCITDEKGCICGGCPVTEKMGLTHMYFCTKGSEKEQSGM; this is encoded by the coding sequence ATGTGTATTTGTCCAAGCTGCCCATCCTGGGTAGAATGCGGTGAAAAAGGCGGCTTTTGTTTTCCCACAATTGGGAAAAGCAGCTGTATAACCGATGAAAAGGGCTGCATCTGCGGTGGATGTCCAGTTACTGAGAAGATGGGATTAACACACATGTATTTCTGCACCAAAGGTTCTGAAAAAGAGCAATCTGGAATGTAA